In the genome of Geotrypetes seraphini chromosome 16, aGeoSer1.1, whole genome shotgun sequence, one region contains:
- the GPATCH4 gene encoding G patch domain-containing protein 4, giving the protein MSTPSEPKSSGMEFAEKQLKRHGWKQGKGLGKQESGISEAIKVKVKCGKAGVGHNSAEQFTFHWWDHVFNKTASNITVETDEDGIQMKQLTEGGGQISNKKPRKGLNSHTMLYGRFIKAATLMSGGEIAEEEPKLSESSEEDEEKLDLSSANKLTDEELRRACGGRTAHKGARHGLCMSAKLARLEEQEKAFLAAYEDKKLKEENGQKQQEVEKRTSRKRKKHKKSRRQADHAVESSEEREGPEEKRRKSKVAVKKRKQFEGLGEGQSKAGCSESDRWTAEQEEAREGIGKRKRTQTEKHKSIKKKKRNC; this is encoded by the exons ATGAGCACCCCTTCTGAGCCCAAGAGCAGCGGGATGGAATTTGCAGAAAAGCAGTTAAAGAGGCATGGCTGGAAACAGG GCAAGGGCCTGGGGAAACAAGAGAGTGGCATTTCGGAAGCCATCAAGGTGAAAGTGAAATGTGGCAAAGCTGGG gtgggccacaatTCTGCGGAGCAGTTCACTTTCCACTGGTGGGATCATGTTTTCAACAAGACCGCTTCGAATATCACCGTTGAGACAGACGAG GATGGCATTCAGATGAAACAGCTCACAGAAGGCGGCGGTCAGATTTCCAACAAAAAACCCCGGAAAGGGCTCAACAGCCACACCATGTTGTATGGTCGATTCATTAAG GCAGCAACTCTGATGTCAGGAGGAGAGATTGCAGAGGAAGAGCCGAAGTTGTCTGAGAGCAGCGAAGAGGATGAGGAGAAGCTCGATTTATCTTCAGCCAACAA GCTGACTGATGAGGAGCTGAGGAGAGCCTGCGGAGGTCGCACTGCCCACAA GGGAGCGCGTCACGGCTTGTGTATGAGTGCCAAACTCGCTCGGCTCGAGGAGCAGGAAAAAGCCTTCCTAGCCGCATACGAGGACAAAAAGCTGAAGGAAGAAAACGGCCAAAAGCAGCAGGAAGTAGAAAAACGCACGAGTCGCAAAAGGAAGAAACACAAGAAATCCAGAAGACAGGCCGATCATGCTGTGGAAAGCTCTGAGGAGAGGGAAGGCCCAGAAGAGAAGAGGCGGAAGAGCAAAGTGGCAGTCAAAAAGAGAAAACAATTTGAAGGCCTCGGCGAAGGGCAGAGCAAGGCTGGCTGCAGCGAGAGTGATCGATGGACTGCGGAGCAGGAAGAGGCCAGGGAAGGGATCGGGAAGCGGAAGAGGACGCAAACAGAAAAGCACAAGTCCatcaagaagaaaaagagaaactgCTAG
- the NAXE gene encoding NAD(P)H-hydrate epimerase produces MLLSLRAPASRALLLPLLLPALSAARGGERRAAAALCVNPRAAFAWGRAAAVRATPAQEKGRGGQGARSVSASASTSASDSMASPKYLSQEEAQAVDEELFNEYKFSVDQLMELAGLSCAKAIAKAYPTSSFTRKIPSVLVVCGPGNNGGDGLVCARHLKLFGYEPTIFYPKRSNKPLFENLTTQCQKMDIPFLPEFPSEALLIDDAYGLVVDAIFGFSFKGSVREPFGSILRILKQITTPIASIDIPSGWDVEKGNPEGIQPDMLISLTAPKKSAHHFSGRYHFLGGRFVPAALEKKYELNLPPYPETDCVMELP; encoded by the exons ATGCTGCTGAGCTTGCGCGCGCCGGCCTCGCGCGCCCTCCTCTTGCCGCTGCTTCTTCCCGCCCTCTCGGCGGCGCGAGGAGGGGAGAGGCGCGCGGCGGCCGCCCTTTGCGTCAACCCCCGGGCGGCCTTCGCCTGGGGACGTGCGGCCGCCGTTCGCGCGACGCCTGCGCAGGAGAAGGGGCGGGGCGGCCAGGGCGCAAGGAGCGTTTCCGCTTCCGCTTCCACTTCCGCTTCCGACAGCATGGCGTCTCCCAAGTATCTCAG TCAGGAAGAGGCCCAGGCTGTAGACGAGGAGCTTTTCAATGAATACAAATTCAGTGTGGATCAGCTGATGGAGCTGGCAGGGCTCAGCTGTGCCAAAGCCATCGCCAAG GCCTATCCCACGAGCTCCTTTACCAGAAAAATACCTTCTGTCCTGGTTGTGTGCGGACCTGGGAACAATGGAGGCGATGGACTGGTGTGTGCAAGGCATTTGAAGTTATTT GGATATGAACCAACCATATTTTACCCCAAGCGATCCAATAAGCCTCTGTTTGAAAATTTAACTACTCAGTGCCAGAAGATGGACATCCCTTTCCTGCCAGAGTTTCCTTCAGAG GCTCTGCTGATCGATGATGCATACGGTCTGGTGGTAGATGCCATTTTTGGATTCAGCTTTAAAGGGTCTGTCCGTGAACCTTTTGGAAGCATTCTCCGCATCCTGAAACAGATTACTACACCCATAGCCAGCATTGATATCCCATCGG GCTGGGATGTTGAGAAGGGAAACCCTGAAGGTATTCAGCCCGATATGCTCATTTCTTTAACAGCCCCCAAAAAGTCTGCCCATCACTTCTCAGGACGTTATCATTTCTTGGGGGGGCGATTTGTCCCCGCAGCGCTGGAGAAGAAATACGAGTTGAACCTGCCGCCCTACCCGGAGACGGACTGCGTTATGGAGTTACCGTGA